A window of Brettanomyces nanus chromosome 2, complete sequence contains these coding sequences:
- a CDS encoding uncharacterized protein (BUSCO:EOG09343OS1), with amino-acid sequence MEEKPEKSTEKPPSNATDTSSFSSILASVAKMRQEAGVEPVEGHTKEMTNRPIKDHRPTFQPTSKVMGEQANRKLPAQVIFRGQSGKEASYEATKHVNLRKQTFSSIQVNKNQNGNPLISSLTDVSYQFNGRIHDVDYLVNSHCFVVFLSVKYHKLHPEYIYHRIKKIGYNPNNKNMLRILLALVDVDNAADSMRELNKLCVFNHLTLIAAWSFEQCADYLTTLKQCEMNAGKTLIQGNLKRIDDMSDDSNYYERVVEVLTSIRSINKTDAVNLVARFGSFRGLCEQANEANLQEVPGMGKHKIEVLSKVIREAFVYTNEDETQ; translated from the coding sequence ATGGAAGAGAAACCAGAAAAGAGTACAGAGAAGCCACCATCGAATGCTACAGATACCAGCTCATTCTCGAGCATTCTGGCGAGCGTGGCGAAGATGCGCCAGGAGGCTGGGGTTGAGCCAGTAGAAGGACATACTAAAGAGATGACAAATCGACCTATCAAAGATCACAGACCGACTTTTCAACCCACCTCAAAGGTTATGGGAGAACAGGCAAATAGGAAACTGCCTGCACAGGTCATATTTAGAGGCCAATCAGGTAAAGAAGCAAGCTATGAAGCTACAAAACATGTCAACTTACGTAAGCAGACATTTTCATCTATTCAAGTGAACAAGAACCAGAATGGCAACCCGCTTATCAGCAGTTTGACCGATGTCTCGTATCAGTTCAATGGGAGGATTCACGACGTGGACTATTTGGTGAATTCACACTGTTTTGTGGTGTTTCTCTCGGTGAAGTACCATAAGCTACATCCCGAGTACATCTACCATAGAATCAAGAAGATAGGTTACAATCCAAATAACAAAAACATGTTAAGAATTCTTCTAGCACTGGTGGATGTCGATAATGCTGCTGATTCGATGCGGGAGCTCAACAAGCTCTGTGTATTCAACCATTTGACCCTTATAGCTGCTTGGTCGTTTGAACAATGCGCAGATTACCTTACTACATTAAAACAGTGTGAAATGAATGCCGGAAAGACCCTTATTCAGGgtaatttgaagagaatcGACGATATGAGCGATGACTCTAACTACTATGAAAGAGTCGTGGAGGTGTTAACCAGTATTAGATCTATAAATAAGACAGATGCTGTGAATTTAGTGGCAAGATTTGGGTCCTTTAGGGGCCTTTGCGAGCAGGCCAACGAGGCAAATTTGCAGGAAGTTCCTGGAATGGGAAAACACAAGATTGAGGTACTATCCAAGGTAATAAGGGAGGCATTCGTGTACACAAATGAGGACGAAACTCAATAA